Sequence from the Thunnus maccoyii chromosome 11, fThuMac1.1, whole genome shotgun sequence genome:
CGACAGATTTGATATGCAGTGATGCAATCATCAAAAGGTCAAATGCATTTTCTTAACTTTTAATAATCTCTGGTTCTTTTCACTCAGTTAGTTCCTTACTTTTCACACAACTATCAAAGACATAATTGGCAGAACTCCGAGTACAGATTTCATCGGAAATTCTTCTGTTCACACCTTTCTCAAGATTTATCACAATGAATCTGTTACAGCTGTGTTGGAATATGCAAAAGTTACAAAACATTGATTCCATAATCAATGATATCTTCATAATTGATGAAGATGCATATAATGGGACATTGGGTGGTTGTCAAAAAAATGGAAGCAGAGAGATAGGAGGAGTGGGAAAGTGGGAAATTCTCTGACGGTGCAATAGTTACACAACTTTTATAGTGTCATATCCAGAAATCTCATGTCCGGTCACACTGACTAAGCTCATGGACATGACGTCTGATGATATCAACGGTCATGACAAGGTTGGATTTCTCACGAAAAGCTTTTTATCCAAAAAGTGTGACCAGGGAGAATATCACAATAGGTGTGCTGTGAATGAAAATCTATGTCCTGCTATAAATGGCAAGTGACATACAAATatattcattaattttaatttaaatgtcttCGACAGTAAAGGACTGCAGGAACCTGGACTGCAGGATTTGATGGAGAAAATATattcttcctttttattttccttgaGCAAGGCcacttttattacattttctttttatacacCATGATGTGATTTTATCTGTGGTATGAAAAACTTTGAGAATGCAGCACTATTCTCAAAAATGGGCCTTTTGATTCTCAATTCGCAACACATAAGCAATCATTTctcaaatatgtttatattataaGAAGGAAACTGAGTTATGGTCAAGAATACGTAACAGTTACACAACAGTTGGACAATGCAGGGAACAcgtatactgtatgtggtggTTTGGTAAGATGTGGTCACATGGTAAGTTACAACACTTGTGAGGCCACTGCCGCAGATAAGTGTCAAAACTGTTCATTACTTTGTGGAATTGACACCTTAGCATACAAATGctatagcatctttcatttaatgtattttacattactgttaCTCAGCAAGCGGTCAATGGTTTGTTGAATCAGAAAAAGGCGAGTAAGAATTATAAGGTTAAAGTTATTGAATAGCAGACATACTGGAATAGTTCATACAGTCAGTGAGAAACGTGTGATGATATGATTGAGTGTTTGGAGAAAGTGAAGGTCTCTTGCAGTACAAATTGCTATGCGgcacagtatactgtatatttaaagtGATGATAATGCACTCTGCTTTTTTGTGTTCTCGAAAATCTGCTTAAGACtgaaaaaactgtaaatctgCCTTGAAGATGAGTGTTTCAGTTCCTTGTTTTCAAGTCTAAGAGGCTAGTGTGTAATTAAGTAAAGTAAGAAGCATTTTGTCAACTTCCTTCTATATCACACATGTTCACAGTGGTTATGGCCATTTATGTCACAACaaccagaaaaaagaaagtgagaaactgcagcgtgtgtgtgtgagagggaggaTGAGTGAAATGCCCCCACCTGAAGAAGCCCTTGCAGCCTTCGCACGTCAAGGCGTTAAAGTGGTAACCTTTGGCCAGATCTCCACACACACCGCAGGCTCTGGGCTCCTCATCCTCCGTtaccttttcttcctcttcctcttcgtcGTCCTCTTCATTTTGTCTCATGAACGCCTCTCGGACAGTATTCATTCTCACCTGAGGGATTATTCGATAATTCTAGCATCACTTACACTCGTATGGATttcacacaagcacaaacaagaGTGTGAGATCAAACCTACCagtcttgtaaaaaaaaaaaaaaatcacaatcaaTTTACACAAGACATATGATCTGCAGTACTGATGCTTTTGCATtcaaatgcaataaaacaacaatactGCAGCTGAATCAGTTTCATCTATTAGCCTGCATTTTTGAATAAAAGAGCAGTGATGCCTAACTATGTATGAAAAAAAGGCTGAGTGGAGTAATTTAAGTCTATTAAAAGTCTTTAATTCTAGTACTGAGTATTGAATAACATCAGGTGCTCTGAAGTGTCAGGAAATTGCAACACTGCAGGACAGTGAATGCTACATAGTTTTCAAAAGACTACAGGAACAGTTATTCTTTCCAACAACACTGAATTATGAAGCTGCTTGATGCTGTTGCATTGTTTTTAGTGGTTTGCATTATCCACACATTAACACTGTTCAAACTGAATATTACTTcaattacattttgatttaGTGATATAGGTATtgaaatatgacaaataaataGATCAAACAATTAGTTATTAGTCTATATTGTCTCAAACAAACAGTCTTGTTAAGTaaaactgagatttttttttctaaaaaaacaaacgtgTATTTCCAAtgtcaataaatacatgaatcaGGTCTTTATCATTAATCGTGTACACCGCACGCCactgttgacatgtttttacatgACAGTGCATTTCATGTAATGTgaggtgttgtgtgtgtgtgtgtctttaaactgtgcagtgtgacagtgtttgcACCCTGGTGAAAACATGTTCACCCCTCTGTCGCATGGATGTATATGCTCTGCCGTCATGCCTTGACATGCAGGCAGCAACAGTTTTGTAACAgccttttttaaataattaaaaacatttctgactgACTGTCAATTTACCTGAGAACACGTGTCCTACTGTTCCTTCCTCTCCGCCTGCTGGTGAAAGGTCAGGTTTTATTCAAACTCTGATCCAGATCATTCAACTCACTGATTTGGGGGGATTCCAGATGTCCAAACAGCTGTCTGTAGTCTGTAGATTTCGTTTAATCCTACTGGATTTTTCCCCCACTGGATTTTTTGAACATTCAACAGGTGAGGACGAATTTAGCACTTGCTCTTCCTGCTGAACGTGTCGTTTACTGTTGTTACAGGTACTCCCCGGCTGCAGCCCGCGGGAAGGCGGGGTTAGACGTCCAGCACCGCCCACGTCGATTAGAGTATGTCACTTTAGCACCTGTTGTGACGTCAATACTTCAAACGTGACGTAGGGTAAACTGAGGTCACAATGAGGTGAATTGTccctgaaaaaaaagacattctgGAAGTTTTAAACTCActtctgtctgcatgtgtgacaACTGCAAACTGTAAACTGTAGTTTCTGCATTTTTGTGGCATTTGTGCATTTTGATTGACAATTTAGcacttaaactcagatttaaggtgagaacagagaaacttttcactttcagcagatgaaagtgaaaacagccttctagtgtcaaactctgcacatacatcattctgcacggtGAAGCTCCaagtgaaaaaacaagaaaaacatttttttttttttttactagagGGGGACTTTCAATCAGGCAGGATAATAAATGACCATAACACCAGGTTTCTCATCATCTGGGTGCAGGTGTGTCTTGAATTCTGCCACTCAATCTCAGCCCTCATTTCTATACTGACTGAGTAACCTAAACAGTTGAGAGATCACAGTTTTGTGTCTGGCTGCCTGAACTCTGCTGGTTACCACTAGCTTCTCCATCTGATCACTGGTATTGGGAAAACAAgagcaaaaatgaaatgtatgatTTATATGGCATTACAAAAATCAGACTTTACTTTTATTTCGGTGTGCTGATCATTATGACATCATTTACCATCACATTTCTTGTTTTACTGATATGGTACAATGGTCAGAAAGCTGGACTAGATGTTTACATGCCACATTATCCTAGTTTCTATATGTCAGAGTACTCTAGCCAGCAGCAAATGCACATTTCTCCTAACAGGGATAAGGGCTTAGTCTGATGTCTGAAACAATGATATGGTGtttaaatacaattaacatTCAATTTTCATTCCGTCTCTCAATAAAAAGCGTCCCTGAAACATCCTCAGATATTCATAAAGTCAGATCTGTCAAATCAAGATGCAGAAGTGCTTCACAGTGAACAGGAAACATGCAGTGTattctaaataaaacataatgatcAGAAGGCTATAATTCACCCCAAAACTCACAGTGATGATGAAACTTATACTTTAATAATACGAGTGAACAACAAATTCAGACATCAGAATTGCACCTCAGTACAGTTTGAATTTCTAGCCCTCTCTTTTCTAAGTTTGAGAAGTTTGGTGCTACTCTGCTTCCTTTCCCTGCTCTTGCTCCACTTGGCCGATCGTCTCCTCCAGGATTTTGTTGGAGGCTCTTTCAGAGGGACAGGTCGACTGAGAGGCCCCCGGTGTACTAGGAAGGTTCCTAGGTGGCTCTGCTGTCCCCTGAATGATACTATGAGCTGCCCGCAAGTGTCTGTGCTGCCTCTGGTGCACTGGGAGAAAGAGAAATCACAACTTTAACattcaactgtattttttttgtttttatttagaaagggacattttttgccttttcatatgttttttattgttgttgcaaATACTGTCTTCTTATAACACTTGAAATTAGTAAACAGTAAAGATAGTGCAGTTGTATTTTATAAGATAATCATGTGTGAATACAGTGGAAGCAGAAAAATCTCCCAAACCTCTTTGCCTGACACTGATCTTCTCAACTTCTGGGATGAGGAAACTGTACACTAACTCTGACACAATCTCCTCCGACTGAAGATTGTTccgactacacacacacacatatgcatacaaattaattttgtttattgACCATTGGTTTGAATTTCTGAATACAAAGCATAAGTAGCCATGCTGAGGTGTGAGGTGTCCATTACCTTTCCTCCATGGCGTAAGCGATGTCGTTGACCTCCTTCGCCATCCTGCGGATCTCCTCTCTGGCCTGCTGGTCAGCTGTCCTCTCCAAGGTCCCCAGGATGATGTCCTCCAAATACAAATCCACAGTTTCCTGGTGTACCTGCACCACCTGTGACACAGTgttaagcacacacacatacatcctgGGCATTAAAACAAGTACACCACATGCAGACACAAATATTATTCTTATAACAATCTCCTTCGTACACTTTTCGTTAAAATGTGGCACATGGACGTACTTGTTTGAAGATATCATCTTCTTCTCTGCGTCTGCGCTCCTCCACCTGTCTCCTTCCACTCTCCTCAGCCTCACGGAGGCGACGGCCTCTCTCAGCCAGTAGTGTAAAGGCGTGAATCCTGCGCTCTTCCTGGAGACGAATCAGCTCCTTGGACAAGGTGTCGAACAGGTGCTCAAGCTCTCCATCTACCTTTCTGGCCTGAGAGGCCTCCTCTTGAGAGGTCTGGGAGGGGAGAGATAATGGATAATGACACTGTTTGGAGTTGGAGGAAAAttttgtatgtgaatgtgtgtctgtgcgtgtttCACCTTCTGTCtatgtttgtctctctgttttttcaggGTCATTACAAgatttttgttagttttctgTAGCTCCTGCTCCTCCCTCTGCAGGGCGTGAATGGTCCTCAGTTCCTGGATGAGCTCCAGATGGTTCTCCTTGTCGTTAAACACCTGTattacaacacaaacagaaaaagaataGAGATCTCCAAACAactttaaacacaacatttctatAAGCACTCCAGGCATAAAAAAGTCACAGACATACAGGtaaagacatttacatttagtcatttgacagatgcttttatccaaagcgacttaCAAGTGAGGCAAGATAATCAAGCATTAGGTGACTGTGACTCCATAATAGTTGTGGTAAACACTCTAAAATGGTAAATgtactgcacttatatagcacttttctacCTTACTGGACAATGTGCTTTACAATTTTAGCCTCTCATTCATagacacagtcacacactgacagcGGTGGAGCTGCCGCTTAAGTAGCTGACCTGGTACAAATgcaaatttctttttcttttttaaataaacacacacacgcaaacatgAACAGACCTCGTATTGAAAACTTCTTCCTCTCAGTAGTTTCTGCAAATGGATGGATGCAAGCTCGATCTCCTCATCCCCCTAATGAAGGACatgtaaattaattaacaaataGCACCCCTGATAACATTTAGGATGAACAAGGTTTGTGTCATTTAGTCAGAGACATTAGCTGACCTCCGGTGGCTCCTCCACTTTGGGAGTAGCAGGACGAGGAACAGGCTTCTCCTTCTTGACAAGGAAACGCGAGGACTTCTCTGTCAGTTGCTCATTCTCCTTTCTCAGGGCCTATGGAGCCAAAAGTTGTAATCCATGTGTATCTAGAATTTAAGCGGCATGCTTTATGAACATATTCTTTCTGCTTTACCCTGTATTTCTTCATCAGTTctatctctcttctctcagcGGGCTTCTCTACATCCTTGATGGTGTTGACTTTGGGTTTGTTGCTTTTCACCCATGGCTTGCGGACTGAGGCAGAGAGTCCTGCCTCTAGCTCTAGCAAGCCTGTGATTaacaaaaaagtcaaaggttaccaaaaaaaaaaaaaaaataattaaacaatcaaATTTATTAGTATGGCACTTTTCATACAGGTCAGTGCAATTCAAAGTTCTTTACAGATGACAGGCTGATAATGAGACAGTACAAATGCAcacaaggaaaataaaaaacatgttgtaatatgaatacaataaaataaatggttaaataaactaaataatgGCCATAAAACATTCTAATCAAAAGCCAGGCTAAAGATGTGGGTTTGAAGTTCACATTATAAGTAGATATCAACACTGCTCTCAGATCCTATGACTGTTCAATCAGCTGGGAGCATAAAAACTTAAAGCTGACGGAGACATTGTTGTCTCTGAGTTGCTATTATGGAAATCACCCACTTAATCTGTGTAAGAGCATGTAGATTCAGACCTTCGTATGTGTCCAAGTAGTGGCTTTTTAACTCATTATTGAGTGTGTTCCTGTTGCTGAAAGTATCCGTGCGGGTCCGAGGAGCATATTTCTGAGAAGAGTAGTATGTATAGTCTTTGACAACGCCAAGTCGCTCTATCTTCCCCATCTCATTTCTCCTTTTAGCTTCCAGTTTTCTCAGTGctaaagaaaaacaatggaatagaaaataaaaatgggaAGGAGTGAAACAAAGCTTTCAATAACACATTTATTACAGACCATTATGTTAGAGCAGAGGCAGCGGTTGTCTTACACCTCACGTAGTCATTGTGGATCTTGTGTAGCTTGGTCTCCTTGTCTTTTTGGAGCTTAGAATATATCTGGTTCAGTCTCTTGTTTGTGACTTCTTTCTGGGCCTCGTCTCTCTGCCTCAGCAGGTCTGTCAGCACAGCAAGACGAGTCTCTTGCAACCTGCCCACCACCCACAGCAACGAGAGCACAGGCCATAGCAGAAGAGCAGGTTATGCATTAATAAGCCAAGAACTGGGTATGCCCTACATATCCTCCTTGGTTATACTATACGTATATTAGACCCAAGTAGTACAGTTGCGGCATTTTGATTAGAGAAACTGCCTTTACAGTGGAGGAACTTTGTTCAAACCCATGTGTCAGTATGTACTTACTCTGCTTAAAGCTCCCAAAGCATATTTTCTGGCCagttgggggcagcagaaccaagctataaacacaacactgacatattctTTTgagttgatatggtgaacatgttagccTGTTGCCTATTTAAACATCTACcgatgtaagtccaatattcactctccttttagctctgttttgttctccaccagcGTGTGAGGAAAATatctaaatgctccactatgttcaccagctagtcgttATCTATGTCTGTCTTTTGGTGGTGGGCGGGTGGCATACAGCTAGttcatcagagctttttttttaaagcataaatGACAGTGATAAGAGTGGTGTGAgtgaacagtaaagttgcagccggaaaaccaaaacaatgagctgagcTGGTTCATTAcaagtgacacctttcacattaaacAGTTTCATCCaatgtaaatatgaaaatactgattaaagctgctttaaagCCAGCATGTGTAGAATTTTAACCTTTCCTTTGGCGTCCACAGTGGCagtattaaaaaacacactgtggCAGACACATAAGTAGCTATTAAGTTAAATAATAGCAATTAAGGTGCAGCACTACTCACTTCTGGATTTCTCCTTCTCTGAAAGCCCACTCTTTGgcctccatctcctccatcaTACGCCTCCTTTTGTCCAACTGACTCAGGTCATCCAGCGGAGGAAGGGTGGCCTCCCAAACCTGTTTGGCACGTGCCCGCTCTATCATTTCCACTTCTGCTAGGCCTGCAGGCAGACCCCGACCTGAGGGGAATGAGGACAGGCACTGCTAAGCTAATTATAAGACTAAATGAACTGGTAGAGTATTCAGCTGATAGGACTGGTAGTAAAACTTGAGATTTGTGGTTTTAATAAGGTAATCATACATTATAATCTATAACTGGTGAAAATCTCAACAGTGGATTTTGTACCCCAAGTCAAAGCTGCCAGTGTCAGGAGCTCTGAGGGAGTCGTCCCAGGCTGTACCACATACTCAGGGCTGTACgggtctgtttgtgtttcactcTCCCTGTAGTCTGTCTGGACCCCCACAGTGAAGTGGGTGGGCAGTTGCTCAGCATTCTTTCCACCAGTGGATTCAAAGTCTTCCCTGACgagaaaaaaacaataggaTGTGCAAAAAGGCacaataaaagtggaaaataatgcaaaaaataaaataacatgaggAACCTGTTGAACTTACTTGGGAAAAGCAAAAATCACATCCGGGGGAATCTGCTGTGCAAATGGAATTAGGGGGCTAAAAGAAACAGAATGGAACATCACGTCAGCGACTATGTCAATATTTGATGTAGGAACCTGGGCAGCATAGTAGTTATCTTTTGTAAACTCTCATCATATCACACAGAGGTGCAGTAACTGCTCCACAGTGAAATTAGCATGTCTGTATTACATCACAGATTCAGAGTGCAGGCTAGGACATCAAACCGTTTAAAGTATTTCCAGCGGTCAGCTCCGGTCACATGACACTCCTCCCTTTTCAGCCACGGCTGAGTATTTGGAATAACCCTGTCAAGAAGATAATAAAGACTCACAGCCGCAAACTGATGCCGAGGAACATAGTTTATGTTTATAGTGAGCAATGGTGTTAACCTTGAATTAATACAACACAGTAACTGCTGTTGTTCATTAAACGTGTGTCTGTTCTGTTCGTGTTACCCAGCCAACTGCTGCAGTGCCTCTTTGCGCTGTTCTATGTGGCCTCGCCAGCAACGATCAATAGAGGCCGGGACTGGGTCTACAAGGTCCAGCTGAAGAGTATACCGTGGGTGGTGGGGCAGGTTGCTGAACATGGACCCAAACACTGGCACTTTTCTCTGAGTaaggcagagagaaacagtgtcAGTGAGTGCACTTTACATTGAGtcagtttctttgttttcatgtataaACATTAGCAAGTAACAAAGAATATTGGTTATGGGTCATGCGGCCGTGGAATTATTTCCTGTGAAATAGATTTAATTAACAGGGTACAAAATTACTTGCACCTGCTATGGATTTATCTAATAAAAGGTATTTGCCAGCTTAATAATGGGTCAACTCTATTTCAGAAAGAAAATGGCTGGTAAATAGTTTTTAGattcttaaagatcccctccagacatgttttaagatttactgtatataaaatacactactttgaatgataatttgtgtctgataaagttcaattatctttctaaaatccttgaaatgaattaaatttagataaatatgcaaatagttttgatttataaagtttttctgctggacacaagatgtctcctacttcactgtaaagtccattctcagtgtttgtgtactggaggcttcaagtttccacatcacatttgtgtaaattgaatatgggaccaggattggcttccaaactatttgtgaggtcacaaatcatgctcgtaggccttaaaatcagattttcagtgagcagagaaactttccactttcagcagatgacagtaaaaacagccttctagtgtgaaactctgcacatacatcattctgcacggtgaagctcaaacatccaggtaaaggaacaagaaaagtgtagggggactttaaacacataaaaacaatgggtttttttttacttttatattttactttattgttaCAGTTTTAACAAAGAGATATAGACAGCTGTGTAACTAACATAACCATGTTTCCTATTTAATACAGTTTAACCCAACATAATATCTAGTGTTTAAGAGTTAACTTACACAGTTGCTGGTAAAAGTTTACTTCGACTTAACGTTATGTAACTTTTGATTTCCGTTACAGCAGTTAGGGCTTAACCTTAGGTGATGATGACAGATCTTAAAACGTTAGCAACACAACCAATATTTAGGTGAAggataaataaagtaataatcttACTACTCGGTCCTTAGACGCATAGGCCTTGAGACTAGACTTGGCATGGTCTACCTCCGATGACAGTGTGTGAATTGGATCTGTGGCAAAACAGTTTCATTAATGTCAACCAATTGAGCTTGccagttttaaaatgttaacagtTAGCTCTGGACAGCTAACGTTAACGTAGCGTTTGTTTACTCACCATACAAGTAGTCATAAACTCGCTGCCGTCTGGCAACTTTATTAGCATCATTTTTCTTAGGAATTGTGCGAGTGACAGATACactcattttcttgattaaactaaacaaagtgttttttcGACTAATTTCTCTCGCAGACAGCAATATCGATGACGTGTGTGGTATGTATATACGTAACCATGGAGACTGTTTGGAAGGGGGAGGACTTATTGCGCACGTCtacttccttctttttctcatcaTATTCTGGCAGCTGGAGCACCTTAGTCTTGAAGGAACAGCCATCTCCATAAGTGATGTTCAACTGCTTTACAAAATATGTGGTTCTTTCATAAAAGTCAAAGAGATAAGCCTAAAAATGCAAGGAAAGAAGTTCACTACGATTCCCAAGGAGCATTTCGGTAAGAACCGTCCAATCACCACACACCGCTACCTCATGTTTAGATACTTGCACTGGTAGCAGCGAGCAGAGACTACAAATTAGTGAAAATTTGTGAAAACTGCATTAATCCAGCTGTTTAAATCAGGTCACTTTGAGCTTCTGAGTGTCTTTAATACACCTATAGTCACAGTCATATTAATCTTATCAACTATAGTGCACTTCGGTAACTTAACGTTAATTTATACCCAACTGCAACGAGGAAACGTCCACAGTAATGGTGGCAGAGGCTCATGGGAATCGTAGTATCTAAAGCCTTTCACCGTACCAAACTAATGGAAAACCAATATATAAAGAGAATTTGTCAAAAACGAAGACGAGATAATTAAACCTAAATGGTCAGAACATAAAATATCGTAACATTACAGACgtataataacaaataatattGTTGTATTACATAGGAGAAGGGAAGCCAGGGGGGGCTTGGCTCCTCTTAATAAGACATGAGCTCctctgaaaacatgatttgagAAATTTTGGGGGGTTTTCCAAAATATTGACAACATGCTATTTTAGccatgcatttttatttttatgtgtcttcatcatcatggatcATGCATAAAATGGGGCTATTA
This genomic interval carries:
- the cfap91 gene encoding cilia- and flagella-associated protein 91, with the protein product MSVSVTRTIPKKNDANKVARRQRVYDYLYDPIHTLSSEVDHAKSSLKAYASKDRVRKVPVFGSMFSNLPHHPRYTLQLDLVDPVPASIDRCWRGHIEQRKEALQQLAGVIPNTQPWLKREECHVTGADRWKYFKRPLIPFAQQIPPDVIFAFPKEDFESTGGKNAEQLPTHFTVGVQTDYRESETQTDPYSPEYVVQPGTTPSELLTLAALTWGRGLPAGLAEVEMIERARAKQVWEATLPPLDDLSQLDKRRRMMEEMEAKEWAFREGEIQKLQETRLAVLTDLLRQRDEAQKEVTNKRLNQIYSKLQKDKETKLHKIHNDYVRSLRKLEAKRRNEMGKIERLGVVKDYTYYSSQKYAPRTRTDTFSNRNTLNNELKSHYLDTYEGLLELEAGLSASVRKPWVKSNKPKVNTIKDVEKPAERREIELMKKYRALRKENEQLTEKSSRFLVKKEKPVPRPATPKVEEPPEGDEEIELASIHLQKLLRGRSFQYEVFNDKENHLELIQELRTIHALQREEQELQKTNKNLVMTLKKQRDKHRQKTSQEEASQARKVDGELEHLFDTLSKELIRLQEERRIHAFTLLAERGRRLREAEESGRRQVEERRRREEDDIFKQVVQVHQETVDLYLEDIILGTLERTADQQAREEIRRMAKEVNDIAYAMEESRNNLQSEEIVSELVYSFLIPEVEKISVRQRVHQRQHRHLRAAHSIIQGTAEPPRNLPSTPGASQSTCPSERASNKILEETIGQVEQEQGKEAE